The Actinomycetota bacterium sequence AAGCACGCCTTGCGATCCCGGGCCGTGGCGCAATGCACCTTCAGGGGGGACCCTTCACGGCCGCATATATCAAGATAATGCGACGTAAACCGCTATAAGCCGCGTAAAACCTTCTACCCGTTTTGCCGATAAAACTCTATGGCGGACGAGGATACGAGGTTGCGAGAGGTTGGTCCAGGGAATTGACTGGAAAGGTCGCTCAAGGTTCTTTCACGAGCGGCGGCCACTTTCCGGCGCGCTTGCTTCCCTGCCTGGAGGCGCAGGACTTGCGGCTGCTGGCGGAGTCGGGGATCGCGGCGGGGGAGTTCATGGACAGGCTCATGCAATACTACCTTGCGCGCCGCGCGGGAGAAAAGGCGGACGATGCGCCGCTCCGGGAGCTCGTGGAGAGGTTGTCCCGGGACAGTGACAACCTCTGGGAACACGTGAAGAGGCTGACGGACGCCTTTTTCCGTGCGCTCGACGAGGACGCGGGTGCGAAAAGCGGGACCCTCGCCACGGGGGAGGATGTCCCTGAAGCCTGCATACGCGGCGAGATCAAGCTCATGCTGTGCGAGGCATGCCTGCGCGCGGAAAGGGCAAAGCGCGAGGAGCTGGTGAAGGACCTGCAGGAGGTAGACCGCTTCCCCGACACCATAGCGGCGACCCTAGATCCCCTGACCCTCTCGAGGGTCGGCCTGAGGCGCCTTAAGGAGATGCTGGACGCGGATACCGCCGTGCTCTACGAGGTGGACGGCGATCGCCGGCTGGTGGCGGTTGCGGAGGAACGCGCGGCGCATGCCGAGGGGCCGTTGCCGGTGAGCAGGGAGGTGGCGGAGGCATTGCTGGAAAAGGGGGAGGCCGTGATCCTCGAGGAGAGCTCGCGTGTCGGCGACGCCGTGGTCGACCCGCGCGAGAACGGGAGGTGCCTGCTCCTCCCGCTGCAGGTACGGGGGCGGACCTCTGGCGTGGTGCTCGTCGCACGCGCATCTGCCGCGCCCGCATTCGGCAGGGAGAAACTGCGGGTTGCGGAGGGTTTCGCCAACCGTTTGGCCGTGGCCCTGGAGAACGCCAGGCTCCACGAGCGAGAACAGAAAAAGATAAAGGAGACGGTGGCGCTCCTCGAGATGACCCGGGCCATCAACTCCACCCTCGACCTCGAGGATATCCTGTACAAAGCGGTAAGGATGAGCGTCGACCTCTGCCCAGCGGTCATGTGCTGCATCTACCTGCTCGAGGACGGGAAGTGCGTCCCGGGCGCATGGTACGGTTTCATCGAGGAAGACCTTTGGAAGAAGGAAAGGGAGAGGGGCTTCGGCCTGGAGCAGCTCCCACGCGAGCACCTCTCTTCCCTGCTGACCGGCGAGCCGGTGGTCATCTCCTCGCAGGATGCGGGATTCCTGCTCCCCAGGGAGGTCTTTCGCGAGCACGGCGTGGAGGGCGTGCTGCTCTACCCCCTCAAGGCCAGGGAAAGGCTGAGCGGGCTCTTCGCCGTGCTGCTGCCGCCCCGCAAGTCCCGTGGCCTGGAGAAAGAGGAGATGGAACTGGTTGCGGCCATCGCCTCACAGGCCGGCATGGCCATAGAGAACGCCTCCCTGTACGAGGACATCGAGCGCAGCTACTTCTCCACCGTGCAGGCCCTGGCCAAGGCCATAGAGGTCAAGGACCCCTACACGCGCGGCCATTCGGAGCGCGTCACCGCCTATGCCCTCATGATCGCCGAGGCCATGCGGCTAGACGAGAGGGAGAAACAGAAACTCAAGTACGCCGCGACCCTGCACGATATCGGCAAGATCGGCATCGCGGGAAGGGTGCTGAACAAGCCGGGAGCCCTGACCGAGGAGGAGTACTCCCACGTGAAGACCCACCCCGCTCTCGGCGACAGCATCGTCGAGCCAGTGGAATTCCTGCAGGGACCGCGTCCTATCATCCTGCACCACCACGAGAGGTACGACGGGCGCGGATATCCGGACGGGTTGCAGGGAGAGGACATCCCCGTTTGCGCCCGCATACTCTCCGTGGCCGACGCCTTCGAGGCGATGCGCTCGGACCGTCCCTACAGGAAGGCCCTCCCCCTGGAGGAAGCGAGGCAGGAGCTGGTGCGAAATGCCGGCACACAGTTCGACCCCAGGGTGGTGGAAGTCTTTCTGGATATCCTGGACAGGCACGGTGGTGATCCCGTCAAAAGGTAGGCGGGGGAGGCCGTTGTGGGAGAGTCGTGCCGGCGGTGAAGCCGTGGAAGCTTGGAGGTGTGAGGCTTGTTCGACGAGATACTGCGGGGCGAGACGGGCGTCGGCCTGAGCGAGGGCAGAAAATACAAGATCCTGGTGGTGGACGACGACCCCAATATCCGTGAGCTCATCGTGGAAACGCTCAGCGAGGACAGGTACCGACCCATCGAGGCGCGGGACGGAAAGGAGGCCCTGCTGCTCTGCGAGCGGGAGAGGCCGGATCTCGTTGTCCTCGACGTCATGATGCCCGACCTGGACGGCCTCGAGGTCTGCCTGCGCCTGCGTGGAGACCTGCTCACCAGCCATATACCCATCATCCTACTCACCGCCAAGGGGATGCTGGAGGACAAGATCAAGGGCATGGAGACGGGGGCCGACGATTACGTCACCAAGCCCTTCGATCCCCTGGAGCTGGAGGCGAGGATCAACATGCACCTGCGGCGCTCCCTGCGCGATGCGGAGGCCAGCCCCCTCACGGGCCTGCCGGGAAACCGGGCCATCGAGGAGAACATCGCCGCGCGCATCGAGAGCGGCAGGAAATTCGCGGTGTGCTACGCCGACCTCGACGATTTCAAGGCATACAACGACCGTTACGGGTTCGTCGCCGGCAGCGAGGTCATCAAGATGACCGCGCAGTCGATCATAGAGGCCATGGAAAAATACGGCAGCGAAGAAGATTTCGTCGGCCATATCGGGGGCGACGACTTCATCATCGTGACCGAGATGGACAGGGCGCCACTCATCGCGCAGGAGTTGATAAGGCTGTTCGACGCGCGCATACCCTCCCACTACGAGCCCGAGGACCGCGAGCGGGGATACATCGTCAGCACCGACCGTCAGGGCAACGTGCGCCATTTCCCCATCATGTCCATAAGCATCGCCATCGTCCACAACACCTACCGGGAACTCGATCATCCCGGCAAGGTGGCACAGATCGCGGCGGAGCTCAAGAAATACGTCAAGAACATGTCGGGCAGCAACTTCGTCTTCGACCGCAGGCGCAGGGATTGAGCGAACCATGAACAGTGCGAGAGGTGCGGGCGGTAGCCTTGCGGAGGTGGCGGGGGCGGGGTCCCGACGGCGCAAGAGAAAGCCGGGCGCGGGCCGCAGGGAGGAGGTGCGCGTGCTCCTCACCTCCACCCGCTTCGTGGCCTCCCTTTTCTGGCTTACCATCATCGTCGCCTCCATGCTGTTCGTGTTGCCTTACAGCGAGCGCATCGCATCACCCCTCTTCTACGCCTTCGTGGTCGTGTCCATCGTCGTCTACCTTGGGCATCGCTTCTTTCCCTACGAGGGTTACCGGCCTCTCGCCTTCGCCTCGCTGTTGCTCGCCACGGATGCCCTGATCGCCATCATGGTCTACCTCACCGGGGGGAGCCGGAGCGCACTCTCCCTGCTCTACGTCACGGTGATCATCTTCTCGTCCGCCTACTTCGAATTGCTGGAAAACGTCTTCTTCACTGCCCTCACCTGCGCGGCCTATTTCGCGCCCTACTTCTACGAGAGTCTCTCCTTCGAACAGCTCAAGGGGATGGCCATGGCCGTTCCCATATATTTCCTCATCGCGCTCTGCGGCTTCTTCGTCATCGGCAAGGCGCGGGAACAGGAACGCGAGAAGCAGGCCATCTCCCATCTCTTCGACCAGGCGGACAGCAAGCGGCGGGAGCTCTCGGCGCTCTATGCCGTTTCCCTCAGGTTCGCATCCACCCTGAACGAGGACGAGATAATCGACATCCTGCTGGAGAACGCGGGCGCTCTGGTGAAGAGCGACGCCATGGCCCTCTGCATCCTGGGGGAGGACGGAAAGTTGAAAGCGCGGGCGGGAAGGGGTAGCCCGACGCCATCCTCGCTCCTGGCGGACGAGGCGGGCAATCCCCTCTACGTCTCCGCCTCGGCCGTGCTGCCCGTGATCCTCAGCGATGCGGGAGAGGACCCGCGCTTCCGTGACTTCCTGCAGGCAGTGGGCTACACTTCCATGATCGCCGTGCCCCTCTATGCCAGCGCCAGCGTCATCGGCGTCCTCGCCTGTTTCTCCCGCAACGTGGACACCTACGACGACGATGCGGCGCGCATCCTGCTCACCCTGGCGAGCGAATCGGCCATAGCCCTGGAGAAAGCGGGGCTTTACAGGACCATACTGGAGGACAAGGGCAAGATAGAGACCATCATCAACTCCCTCTCCGACGGCCTACTGGTCATAGACGAGGAGGCGCGCGTGGTCCTGGCCAACCCCTCCATAGCGGCCCTTCTCTCCCTGGACAGGAACCATCACATGATGACCCTGCAGGAGGCGCTGGCCGCAGGGGGTTCAAGGGTCGAGTTCCACGAGGTCTCATGCGAGGATGCCCTGCGCGAGGTCCTCGTGAAGGGCAACAACGTGAAGAGCGAGATGGTGCTGGAGAAGGAGTACACCTCTTTTTTCCAGGTGCTCTGGGTGCCCCTGCGGGATGCTCTGGGCGGGATCTCGGGCGCGGTCATCCTCTTCCACGACGTGACCGATTTCGTCGAGCTCGACCGCATGAAGTCGGACTTCATCTCCATCGTCTCCCACGAGCTGAAGACGCCCCTCACCTCCATCAAGGGTTTCGTGCGCCTGCTGGACGCGGAGAGGGTGGGCCCCGTCAACGAGAAGCAGCGGCATTACCTCGAGATCGTGGCAAAACAGACGGAGTCCCTTACCAAGCTCATCAACGACCTGCTCGACCTCTCGCGTATCGAGGCGGGCATCATCGAGGTGAAGCGGGAGGCGGTTGACCTGCGGCAGGTGGTGGCGGACGTGCTCGCGCAACTGGATAACCTAGCACAGGAGAAAGGGATAAGCGTGCGCACGGACTTCCCTGCCGACCCGCGGGCGGTCTGCGGTGACGCCGACCGCCTGGGCCAGGTATTCATGAACCTCGTCCACAACGCCATAAAGTTCACGCCCGCGGGCGGGGAGGTGAGGGTTGAGGCTTCGGAGCAGGGAGACCATTGCCTGGTGCAGGTGAGCGACACGGGCATCGGCATCTCGCAGCAGGACCTGCCCAAGATATTCAACAAGTTCTACCAGGTGGATTCCTCCTCCACCCGGCAGCAGAGCGGCACCGGTCTCGGGCTTTCCATCAGCAGGGAGCTGGTACAGGCTCACGGAGGCAGGATGTGGGTGGAGAGCAGGCGCGGGAAAGGCACAACGTTCTCCTTCACCCTCCCCCTGTGGGACGGCGCCGCGGGAGCGGAGGGCGGAGGGACGGCATCCGCCCGTAAAAGGGCCGCAGGGTAGCCCGCCCCCCGGAAGGGCCATACCTGGGAAAGCAGGGCGAGCGGGACGGCACTTGATGAACCGGGACGACAATCAGCGCTGGCCGTTGTCTTCGACCGCGAGATAATCTATACTTACGCCGACAGGAGTATAAGGTGAAGAAGAAGCGGTTTCGCTTCTCACCTTGCGGCGGGAAGCCGGCAGGGTTAGGAAGGGCCCGTGGAT is a genomic window containing:
- a CDS encoding GAF domain-containing protein — its product is MTGKVAQGSFTSGGHFPARLLPCLEAQDLRLLAESGIAAGEFMDRLMQYYLARRAGEKADDAPLRELVERLSRDSDNLWEHVKRLTDAFFRALDEDAGAKSGTLATGEDVPEACIRGEIKLMLCEACLRAERAKREELVKDLQEVDRFPDTIAATLDPLTLSRVGLRRLKEMLDADTAVLYEVDGDRRLVAVAEERAAHAEGPLPVSREVAEALLEKGEAVILEESSRVGDAVVDPRENGRCLLLPLQVRGRTSGVVLVARASAAPAFGREKLRVAEGFANRLAVALENARLHEREQKKIKETVALLEMTRAINSTLDLEDILYKAVRMSVDLCPAVMCCIYLLEDGKCVPGAWYGFIEEDLWKKERERGFGLEQLPREHLSSLLTGEPVVISSQDAGFLLPREVFREHGVEGVLLYPLKARERLSGLFAVLLPPRKSRGLEKEEMELVAAIASQAGMAIENASLYEDIERSYFSTVQALAKAIEVKDPYTRGHSERVTAYALMIAEAMRLDEREKQKLKYAATLHDIGKIGIAGRVLNKPGALTEEEYSHVKTHPALGDSIVEPVEFLQGPRPIILHHHERYDGRGYPDGLQGEDIPVCARILSVADAFEAMRSDRPYRKALPLEEARQELVRNAGTQFDPRVVEVFLDILDRHGGDPVKR
- a CDS encoding response regulator — encoded protein: MFDEILRGETGVGLSEGRKYKILVVDDDPNIRELIVETLSEDRYRPIEARDGKEALLLCERERPDLVVLDVMMPDLDGLEVCLRLRGDLLTSHIPIILLTAKGMLEDKIKGMETGADDYVTKPFDPLELEARINMHLRRSLRDAEASPLTGLPGNRAIEENIAARIESGRKFAVCYADLDDFKAYNDRYGFVAGSEVIKMTAQSIIEAMEKYGSEEDFVGHIGGDDFIIVTEMDRAPLIAQELIRLFDARIPSHYEPEDRERGYIVSTDRQGNVRHFPIMSISIAIVHNTYRELDHPGKVAQIAAELKKYVKNMSGSNFVFDRRRRD
- a CDS encoding GAF domain-containing protein, producing MNSARGAGGSLAEVAGAGSRRRKRKPGAGRREEVRVLLTSTRFVASLFWLTIIVASMLFVLPYSERIASPLFYAFVVVSIVVYLGHRFFPYEGYRPLAFASLLLATDALIAIMVYLTGGSRSALSLLYVTVIIFSSAYFELLENVFFTALTCAAYFAPYFYESLSFEQLKGMAMAVPIYFLIALCGFFVIGKAREQEREKQAISHLFDQADSKRRELSALYAVSLRFASTLNEDEIIDILLENAGALVKSDAMALCILGEDGKLKARAGRGSPTPSSLLADEAGNPLYVSASAVLPVILSDAGEDPRFRDFLQAVGYTSMIAVPLYASASVIGVLACFSRNVDTYDDDAARILLTLASESAIALEKAGLYRTILEDKGKIETIINSLSDGLLVIDEEARVVLANPSIAALLSLDRNHHMMTLQEALAAGGSRVEFHEVSCEDALREVLVKGNNVKSEMVLEKEYTSFFQVLWVPLRDALGGISGAVILFHDVTDFVELDRMKSDFISIVSHELKTPLTSIKGFVRLLDAERVGPVNEKQRHYLEIVAKQTESLTKLINDLLDLSRIEAGIIEVKREAVDLRQVVADVLAQLDNLAQEKGISVRTDFPADPRAVCGDADRLGQVFMNLVHNAIKFTPAGGEVRVEASEQGDHCLVQVSDTGIGISQQDLPKIFNKFYQVDSSSTRQQSGTGLGLSISRELVQAHGGRMWVESRRGKGTTFSFTLPLWDGAAGAEGGGTASARKRAAG